A genomic window from Macaca mulatta isolate MMU2019108-1 chromosome 19, T2T-MMU8v2.0, whole genome shotgun sequence includes:
- the ANO8 gene encoding anoctamin-8 isoform X4 has translation MKSWVQAVCENQPLDDICDYFGVKIAMYFAWLGFYTSAMVYPAVFGSVLYTFTETDQTSRDVSCVVFALFNVIWSTLFLEEWKRRGAELAYKWGTLDSPGEAVEEPRPQFRGVRRISPITRAEEFYYPPWKRLLFQLLVSLPLCLACLVCVFLLMLGCFQLQELVLSVKGLPRLARFLPKVMLALIVSVSAEGYKKLAIWLNDMENYRLESAYEKHLIIKVVLFQFVNSYLSLFYIGFYLKDMERLKEMLATLLITRQFLQNVREVLQPHLYRRLGRGELGLRAVWELARALLGLLSLRRPAPRRLEPQADEGGGGGSGGGGRRCLSGGCGAPEEEEEAAPPVERRRAGEGGEEGDGPPGSKEEDEEDDDEEEDEEEEEDEEEGEEGGLLDCGLRLKKVSFAERGAGRRRPGPSPEALLEEGSPTMVEKGLEPGVFTLAEEDDEAEGAPGSPEREPPAILLRRAGGEGRDQGPDGGPDPEPGSNSDSTRRQRRQNRSSWIDPPEEEHSPQLTQAELESCMKKYEDTFQDYQEMFVQFGYVVLFSSAFPLAALCALVNNLIEIRSDAFKLCTGLQRPFGQRVESIGQWQKVMEAMGVLAIVVNCYLIGQCGQLQRLFPWLSPEAAIVSVVVLEHFALLLKYLIHVAIPDIPGWVAEEMAKLEYQRREAFKRHERQAQHRYQQQQRRRREEEERQRHAEHHARRDHDSGGREEARAEGSGLDPATSSEKASAKAKGSTAGGHGPERPKRPGSLLAPNNVMKLKQIIPLQGKFLSSGATSSLATAGAGATARPPPAQSPTGSDTRLPAFLSFKFLKSPETRRDSERSHSPPKAFHAGKLFPFGGTRAEPGSNGAGGQARPDGTPSSGGSRVQRSGPVDEAMAEELEASRPEEEGSGTALAPVGAPALRTRRSRSPAPPPPMPLPRPPTPPAGCWQWDGPWGCGGEGAVPRQALAAAECPPCAMAGPPPAPQPLPGDASFYSLPPPPLPPTSEPLETPAPSPSPSPSPQAVCWPSGWH, from the exons ATGAAGTCATGGGTGCAGGCCGTGTGTGAAAACCAGCCTCTAG ATGACATCTGTGATTACTTTGGTGTGAAAATTGCCATGTACTTCGCCTGGCTGGGCTTCTACACGTCGGCTATGGTATACCCAGCCGTCTTCGGGTCTGTCCTGTATACATTCACAGAGACTGATCAG ACAAGCCGGGATGTTTCCTGCGTAGTCTTTGCCCTCTTCAACGTGATCTGGTCGACGCTGTTCCTAGAGGAATGGAAGCGGAGAGGGGCTGAGCTGGCATACAAGTGGGGGACGCTGGACTCACCTGGGGAAGCTGTGGAGGAGCCACGCCCCCAGTTCAGG GGCGTGCGACGCATCAGCCCCATCACGCGGGCCGAGGAGTTCTACTACCCGCCCTGGAAGCGGCTGCTCTTCCAGCTGCTTGTGAGCCTCCCCCTGTGCCTGGCGTGCCTCGTCTGTGTCTTCTTGCTCATGCTTGGCTGCTTCCAGCTGCAG GAGCTGGTGCTGAGCGTGAAGGGGTTGCCCCGTCTCGCCCGATTCCTGCCTAAGGTCATGCTGGCCCTAATTGTTAGTGTGAGTGCCGAGGGCTACAAGAAGCTAGCCATCTGGCTCAATGACATGG AAAATTACCGGCTGGAGAGCGCCTATGAGAAGCACCTCATCATCAAAGTTGTCCTG TTCCAGTTTGTCAACTCATACCTGAGCCTCTTCTACATCGGTTTCTACCTCAAGGACATGGAGCGCTTGAAAGAG ATGCTGGCCACGCTGCTGATCACCCGCCAGTTCCTCCAGAACGTGCGCGAGGTCCTGCAGCCGCACCTGTACCGGCGCCTGGGCCGCGGCGAGCTCGGCCTGCGGGCCGTCTGGGAACTGGCCCGAGCCCTGCTTGGCCTCCTGAGCCTCCGGCGCCCTGCGCCCCGCCGCCTAGAACCCCAGGCAGATGAGGGCGGGGGCGGCGGCAGCGGGGGCGGGGGTCGCAGGTGCCTCAGCGGGGGCTGCGGGGcgccagaggaggaggaggaggcggcgccGCCGGTGGAGCGGCGGCGGGCgggggaaggtggggaggagggggacgGGCCTCCAGGGAGcaaggaggaggacgaggaggacgACGAcgaggaggaggacgaggaggaagaggaggacgaggaggagggcGAGGAAGGGGGCCTCCTGGACTGCGGGCTCCGGCTGAAGAAGGTCAGCTTCGCTGAGCGCGGCGCGGGGCGGCGGCGGCCCGGCCCAAGCCCGGAGGCCCTCCTGGAGGAGGGGAGCCCCACCATGGTGGAGAAGGGGCTAGAGCCGGGAGTGTTCACTCTGGCTGAGGAGGACGACGAGGCGGAGGGGGCTCCCGGCAGCCCTGAACGGGAGCCCCCGGCCATCCTGCTCCGCCGGGCCGGGGGCGAGGGCCGAGACCAGGGGCCCGACGGGGGCCCGGACCCGGAGCCCGGCTCCAACAGCGATTCGACCCGTAGGCAGAGACGGCAGAACCGGTCGTCTTGGATTGACCCGCCCGAGGAAGAACACTCGCCCCAGCTCACCCAGGCGGAGCTGGAGAGCTGTATGAAGAAGTACGAG GACACGTTCCAGGACTACCAGGAGATGTTCGTGCAGTTCGGCTACGTAGTGCTCTTCTCATCCGCCTTCCCCCTGGCGGCGCTGTGCGCCCTGGTCAACAACCTCATTGAGATCCGCAGCGACGCCTTCAAGCTGTGCACCGGGCTGCAGCGGCCCTTCGGCCAGCGCGTGGAGAGCATCGGCCAGTGGCAG AAGGTGATGGAGGCCATGGGTGTCCTAGCGATTGTGGTCAACTGCTACTTGATCGGCCAGTGCGGGCAGCTGCAGCGCCTCTTCCCGTGGCTGAGCCCGGAGGCAGCCATCGTGTCCGTGGTGGTGCTCGAG CACTTCGCTCTGCTCCTCAAGTACCTCATCCACGTGGCCATCCCTGATATCCCGGGCTGGGTGGCCGAGGAAATGGCCAAGCTGGAGTACCAGCGCCGCGAGGCCTTTAAG AGACACGAGCGCCAGGCCCAGCATCGCTACCAGCAGCAGCAGCGCAGGCgacgggaggaggaggagcgACAGCGCCATGCAGAGCACCATGCCCGGCGGGATCATGATTCTGGTGGTCGGGAGGAGGCGAGGGCTGAGGGCTCTGGGCTGGACCCCGCCACCTCCTCCGAGAAGGCCTCTGCCAAGGCCAAGGGCAGCACTGCGGGTGGCCATGGGCCTGAGCGGCCCAAGCGCCCAGGGTCCCTGCTGGCACCCAACAACGTCATGAAGTTGAAGCAGATCATCCCACTGCAGGGCAAATTCCTCTCATCGGGGGCCACATCCTCACTGGCCACTGCAGGGGCCGGAGCCACCGCCCGGCCTCCCCCTGCCCAGTCACCCACGGGCAGCGACACCCGCCTGCCCGCCTTTCTCAGCTTCAAGTTCCTCAAGTCACCCGAGACCCGGCGGGACTCTGAGCGCAGCCACTCGCCGCCCAAAGCCTTCCACGCCGGCAAGCTCTTCCCCTTTGGTGGCACCCGGGCTGAGCCTGGGTCCAACGGGGCGGGCGGGCAGGCCCGACCAGATGGGACCCCCAGCAGTGGCGGCAGCCGGGTTCAGAGGAGTGGGCCGGTGGACGAGGCCATGGCTGAGGAGCTGGAAGCCTCCCGGCCCGAAGAGGAAGGCTCAG GGACAGCGCTGGCCCCCGTGGGCGCCCCTGCCCTCCGCACCCGCCGCAGCCGGAGCCCCGCACCGCCGCCGCCAATGCCGCTGCCCCGGCCCCCGACACCGCCCGCTGGCTGCTGGCAGTGGGACGGGCCCTGGGGCTGCGGGGGTGAGGGTGCCGTCCCCCGCCAGGCCCTGGCTGCTGCCGAGTGCCCGCCCTGTGCCATGGCCGGGCCCCCACCCGCCCCCCAGCCTCTGCCAGGGGATGCCAGCTTTTACAGCCTCCCGCCACCACCGCTGCCGCCCACCTCGGAGCCCCTCGAGACCCCGGCGCCCTCCCctagccccagccccagcccccaggccGTGTGCTGGCCCAGCGGCTGGCATTAG